The DNA sequence CCATGCGATTGACGTCGAAGCGTTCCTTGACCATTTGTTGGCCGCGGCGTCCCAGACGCTCGCGCAAGCTGGAATCACGCGCCAGTTGCAATAGCCGCGCGGTTAATTCCGAGGTGTTGCCGGGAGACAAAAGAAATCCTGTTTCATCAGTGATGCAGATTTCTTTGGCGCCGCCGCAGTCGTAAGCAACCACAGGTCTGGCCGCCGCCAACGCCTGCGGCAACGCGCGGGGCAGACCCTCTCGCAAGGACAGATGCACAACTGCATCCATGATACCAACCAGTGACGGAACTTGTGCCGGGGGAACAAGTCCGGTGAAAATGAATTGTCTTTCCAGTCCCATGGCGCGGGCCTGATTTTCGAAACGCCGCCGCCAGGGACCATCGCCAACGAGCAAGAACTTGATCTGCGGACACTCCTGCACCAGTGCCGAAGCGACGCGAAACAAATCCTCGTGCCCTTTTAATTTGAACAGCCGGGCGATTTGGCCGACGACGAAGTCGGTGGGCGCAATTCCGAGGCTGGCGCGCAATGCCGGGTCGTTGGTGGTTGACAAATACGGAGCCAGGTCGAATCCGCTGAGGATGGTTGTGAACTGATCGCGCCTGCCGATACCCGCGTTGAGATATTGCTCAGTCATGGCGTCGGCGACGCTCACAAAATGCGTTGTGACCCTTCCGGCCAACCGTTCCGCCGACAAGAATATCCAGTTGGAAAGCACTCCTTGAAACGGGCCGAACGACGGGCCGTGAATGGTGTGGACGATGATGGGCACTCCCGCGCGCGCCGCCGCCAGCCGCCCCAACACACCGGCCTTGCCGCTGTGCGTGTGCACGAGGTGCGGCCGTTCGGTGCGGAACAACGCGGTCAAATGTCGCATGGCCCGACAGTCCTTCAACGGATGCACCGGCCGCACCAGTTCGGGCAGGACCCTCAACGAGCCAGGTGAGTTTACGAATGCTGATTCAAGCGAGCCTTCACTGCCAGGGGACGCTCCGGAGATCAGGTTTACTTCCAGACCGGGTTTCTGTTGCAAGCCCAAGACTGACGCAATGGTGTTTTCCTGGGCGCCGCCAACAATGAGTCGGGTGATGACGTGGGTGACGCGCATCCGCTCTTCATGTTCAGGGCGAGCCGTCTTTGAGTTCCTTGAGTCGGGCGCTGATGGATCTTCGTTCTTCGGTGTTGGGCGGCGCGTGCTTCAAATACAGCTCGTAGTTTTTAATGGCGTTTTGCCAGTCCTTTTTACGGAAGGCAATTTCACCCAGACCGTAATAGACCTGGAACGCCGACGGGAAGGCGGTTCTCAATTTCTCGTAATCGCTTTGCGCGGCGTCCAGTTCGTCGATTTGCAGATTGGCAATGGCGCGGTTCAGCAGCGCGGCGTTGTTGTCCGGCTGCAATTCCAAGAGGCGGGTGAGGGGCGCAACCGCTTCCTTGAAGGTCTTGAGTTGAATGCACAGGGCGCCCTTGCTCAGCAGCGCCTGCGGATCGTCCGGCGCGAGGCTCAACAGTTTCTCCACCGTGGTCATGGCTTCGGCATGGTGGCCGAAGGCCATCTGGACCTGCGCGACCGCCGCCAGCAAATTCTTGTCCTGAGGATATTTGGTGAGAGCTGCCTGCAGGATATCGTCCGCCGCTTGCGAATTGGTGCTGGCAAATTGCGCGCTGGCTTCGAGCCGGATCAACTCGATCTGGTTGGTTTGATCCAGCGGAAAAGTTTCGGGATGCGCGCGAATCTCCGCCACCAAATCCAGCACCTTGCCGGGCATCCGCCCCATGATCATCAACTGACCAAGCCATAACCGCGCCGCCAGATGGTCCGGCGCGAGCGCCGCCACGCGATCAAATTGCTGGACCGCCTGGCGATAGTTTCTGCCTTTGGTAAAGATGCGGCCTTGCTCGAAACAAAAATTCGGTTCATCAAACGGGCCGTTGGCGCGCATGATTTGTTCCCAGTTGCTGTACTTGGAAAACCTGTCTTCGATGGTCTTGGCAACATCCACGGTTGATTTCTTGCCGGCGCGCCGGTCGCGATTGTAGTCGAGATTGATTTGCGCCACCACATTGTCCGGGTTCAGTTCCACCGCGCGCTGGAAGTGGGCTGCGGCATCGTCAAATTGACCGCTCTTTTGCAACTCGACACCCCAATAGTTAAGGGCGCGTGAATAGTACGTGCTGACCAGCGTCGCCGCAAAACCGCGCTGTTTCACCAGTCCGGGCAACGGCGACAGGACATCAGTTCCAATCTGCTTCCAGAAGTTTTCGTTCTCGGAGATTTCATCCGGAGTCGACGACGGCGCGTTGATCGAGTTGGTGGTATAGGTTTTGAGCTGATACACGAGCCCGTGCGGCCGCATGTAGAATTCCTCGAAGTAGTAACCGAAGCTGGGATGCAAATAGTACACCTCGTTGCTGCGGCTGAGGTCAAACATCATTTTCATCAAACTGACATCATCAATCAACCCGGTGGGGTTGTTGGTGGAGGTGCGATACGGCCAGCGTTGCGCATATCGTTTGCTCAAAAACTCATGGTACTTCGCCAGCTTCAGCAAACGCGTGTCCAGCAGGAGGTAGTCATCCACCGTTTTGTTTCGATGCAGCGTGGCCGTGAGCAGATACAATTCGGTCGGATCGTCGCTGAGCACCACAGCGTTTTTGGGGAGGGATTTTGCCTGCAGTTCGGCATACTGACGCAACGGCACCGCGCTGTTCGCCCGGATTCTGGGCAGGTTCTGGTAGATCAACGCGGCCGGCCCGCCCACCAGCGCGAGCCAAAGGATCACGGTGATGACTCCATTCGTGGCTCGCCGTAAAAAACCCGCGCGTGAACGCGGCCCGGAAGGTTCCGTGCCGAAGACGAGTAGAAAATACCCGCTAAAATAACCGATGCTCAGCGCACCCAGATAATACAGCGTCAGAAAGGATGTGCGCAGCCCTATCTCCATGGATAATTTGCGCGGACTGAAAACCGAATCAAACGCGGCCACCACACAAGCAACCAGAAACAAACCATGAACGAGATGAAACATCCATGTCGTCAGCTTGATGCTGATGGCGTTGGTATCCCCAAGGGACGACTTCCAACGGATGCCCATGACCACCACCGGCAGTAATGAAGTCAAGGCGAGCAATAACGCCACGTATTTCGGCAGGGCAAGCGCGTTGCGCACCATGCTCTTTTGACCGACCAGGTTGGCCTTCAAGGCCTGCCAAAACGTTGCATCCGACAGGCTCGACGCGCTGTGCAGCAGCGGCAGCAGGAGATACAACAGCAGTCCCACCGCACCGCAAGCGGCCAGGCGGCCAATGAAGCGCCATTTGAAAAAACCCGTTCCTTTGATCCAAATTAACGCGACGAGAAACGCCGGCGCAAAACCGATCATTGCCCAGTTGTTTGGAATCGCCAGTCCATATACCAACGCGAACTTCGTCAGCCACGACTCCTGTTGCGTGACGCGGTATTCCAGCAGACACCGGATGACGTACGCGAAGAGCAGCAGGTCAAACATCTCCGAGGTGCCCGCCGTCGCATTGTCCCAGAATGACAACTGCAGACCGCAAACCAGCACCGCCAGCACGGGCGGCAGCCAGGCGCCGGGAATCGACAGCCGCGCAGACGGACTGTGCTCGCGCAAACGCTGTTCGCGGGTCCGATCATGAGGCAGCAACATCACCGACCGCGCCAGCAACGCCAGCGTCAGCACCGCGCAAATCGCCGCCAGAAGATTCAAGGCTTGCGGTTGCCAGCTCATCGGCAGCCAGCTCAGGGGATAAGTGACAACAAAATACAGCGGCCAGTAAAAGGGAAGTTGTCCGTCCCACCGTCCCAATTGAATGATCTGACCGAGGTTGCCAAGCGTCACCCAGCGATTCAGCGTCACCAGATACAACACCAACACTCCGGCAGCGACCAGCCACGGGAGAATTGTGGAAGGAGGATTCCTCGTGTTCGACTCATGTTTGTTTGTCATGCGGTGTTCACATTGAAAACCAGGCCGGCCAACTTGGCAAGGCTAGATTACCATCAGCAGCACGATGCTATTCTCCGGACGGGCTGTCCTTGCGACGCAAATCCGCCACACATTCCACATGTTGGGTTTGTGGAAACATGTCCAGCGGAATGACGCGCGCCAATTCAAAGACACCGTCGGCGCACAAAACGTTCAAGTCCCGCGCCAGGGTTGCCGGGTGACAGGAGACATAAATGATCTGGCTGGGTCGCGTTTGACGCAACACTTGCAAGCTTTCCGGTGAACATCCTTTGCGTGGCGGGTCGAGCAATACCGTCGTGCTCGCTGGTGGGAAGCGCGTCAAGAGCGACGGCAACAAATCCTCCGCCCGGCCCGCGATGAACTCGCCATTCGTGCGGCTGTGCGCCGTCGCATTTTGTCGCGCGGCGGTGATGGCCAGGTTGTCCAACTCCACTCCCACAAACGACTCCACCAGGTCGGCCAGTTCCACGCTGAAAAAACCGACGCCGCAATAAACGTCCACGAGAAATCGCCCTGTTGGAGTCCAAGCTTCAGCTTGTTCCCGGCGGGGCGACATTTCCTGGCAAGCTGAAGCTTGAACTCCAACGCTTCGCAAACGCTCCCGCACCACCTCGACCAGCTTGGGTAGCAGGAAAAAATTATTCTGGAAAAACGAATCGCGCGGCACCTCCCAGCCTTCCGGCGCGACTCGCAGAACAACCTTGATGCCGCCTTTGGGTGGCGGATGCGCGCGCACTCGTTGAATCTCTTGATTCAACGCCGGCTCGGCGATCTTGCATTCTTCGATGTCCACCACTAGCCGGTTGTCCGCGCGAATGAAGCCGATGTTCAGCTTTTGCTGCGGCTTGTTCCACTGGCTGCGGATCATGATGCGATTGCGGTAGCCGTAAGGTTGCGGACAGGGAATCACTGGCGCGACAAGGTCGGGGGCGAATTTCCCAACCCGCTCGAACAAATCCGCGATCTGCTTGTGCTTGATGCGCAACTGCGCTTCGTAGGCGATGTGCTGATACTGGCAACCACAGCAATCACCGAAGTAACGGCACGGCGGCGTCACGCGCTCCGGCGACGGCTGAACTACTCGGAGCAAACGAGCGCGGGCAAACTTCTTTTTGATCTCGGTAATCTCGGCCTCGACGAATTCGCCGAGGAGCACGAACGGGACGAACACAACGAAGTCGTTCCGTCGTGCGACGCCCTCGCCGCCGAACGCGATGTCCGTAATGCTCAATGAAACAATTGTGCCCGGAGACAAATTCACCCGCGCACGTTACGCGCGGGTGGAATCATGGAAAAGGCTTTTGTCGGAGCGATGAAGAGTTTACAGGCGATCTCGGTATCAGGCCGCTTGCGGCTAATCCCATCGAATCTCTATCTGATCACTAAAAAACACTCCACCCCAAAAACTGCCACAGCGCGCCCAACCTGATCGTTCACGACCATCTCGGTCGCGCACCTTAAAAAAATAAATGATCTGGTTTCGGCTATTCGTCCAGAACTTGAATGGTCCTGTAAAAAACATGTACCGCTGCTTCTTCTCCACAATTTCAAATTCATTCTCATCCGCCCACTTCTTCAAAATAACTTTCGATCGTCTGTCGAACCACCAATAGACGGTGACAAATAAAGCAATGGCGAACGAGCCTATTACGAGCGGCAATATGATGTCTTTATCCATACGCGCTGGCGTTGTCTTAACGTTCTAAGTAGGCCGCGCGTATTGCAGCCTATCTGGTTTCACGGTGCGACTGTATTCTGGGCGTAGGTTTCTGTCCAGCACGGCATTCCTCCTGAAATGAGCGTTGAACGGGCAACAAAAGAGGGAGCACAGTTCTTCGCTCCAAGTCCCATTAACACCCGGCTTTAGCCGGGTGAGGAGAACAACTTCGCCACCTAACCGCTTCAGCGGTTTGCTGAATTCGGCAAACCGTTGAAACGGTTTCTTGGTGTCTCCGGCCAGCCACACCCAACTGAAGTTGGGTGTTAATGAAAGGGTTTGTTGCTGCTTGTCTTATCGCCAAATCACTTCATTTCGGATGCGGTGTCTGCTCGTAATGTCTCCTCAACAAGTCATCGCCGAAATCATTTTCGAAATCGCGCCAGACGGCGTGGATGTGGTTCGCGTCGTTCTGCGTGTTGTCGTATTCCATCAGAAACGTCGGGCCTTGAATGCGATAATAATGCTTCTCGCCTCGTTCCAGTCCACCCGCCCAAGCAAAATAGACTTTGCTGAAGCCCGCCTTTCGGATTTTTTCGAGATCACGGTCGGCCACTTCCGCGCGATGGCGATAGACATATTCCCGAATCAACTCCAGCAACAGTTTGCTTTGGTCCTTGTTCATCCGGGAAGCGGGCAGGCCGGTCGTCGCCAGAATTCTTGCCTTGCGCTCCGCGCCAGTGATGATGTCCGCCGGTGCGGTGTTGGTGTAAATCGCGGTTTTCTTTTGCTCATCGTTGAATGATTTCACCAATTGCCGGGCGAGGTCTTCCTCCACGGCCAAAACTCGCAATCCCTTTCGCGGCCCTTGGCGGACTTCGGCTGGGTTCGTGCCCATGAAAGACGGCGTGGCCGCAATGTCATTTCCATTCGCGATGGTGAAGTTGATCGAGAGATGATGTCCTTCGACGCGCCAGGCCCAAGTTTCCTTGTCGCCGGGCTTGCCGAAAATCGACACGAAGTATCGCTCGGGATCGCGCGCCGGACCTTTGCCTTGCTCCAGTTCGCGCAGAATATCTTCGAGGCTCATGATCGTGACCGCCTTCGCATAGCCGCGCTGGCTAAGACCGGAAGCGAGGAGCGCGTGCGCCAGATTTCGCTGCGCCGGCGTCATTTCTTTGATGGGAAGTCCCTTGCGTTCTTTGGGAATGAAATGCCAGTTTTTGCGTTCCTCATCCCTCAATTCAAACCGCGCCTTGGCCTGCTGTTCCGAGGTCAGCGACGCGAGAAAATTATTTGCCGCGTCGCTCATTTCTTCGGCCGGTGAATGCGCCGAAGCCCGGAAGACAATCGCAAGGAACAACGAGACGACGACACAGACCAATCGGGAATTCTTCATGTCGTCCAGTCAAACGAATCGTCGCCAAAACGCAAACGGAAAATCATTCTTGTTCCTAGACATACACATTGTTGCCGTTTGAAGTTCGCGCTGGCGATCCACGAAAAGCCCCTCACCCCGTCCCTCTCCCCATCGGATGGGGAGAGGGTGCTGTTTTAGGGCGGGTGAGGAGAATTGGCAACTTACGCCCGTTTTGCTTGCGTGCTCTGACGTGACGCTTACTGTTCCGCCAGTGAAGATTCTTTTTATCGGCGACATCGTGGGACAGCCGGGCCGGCGCGCGGTCAAAGAACTCGTTCCGAAATTGCGGGAACAGCACGGCATCGACCTCGTGATTGCCAACGGGGAAAATTCCGCCGGTGGTTCGGGCATCACGCCGGACATGGCGAAGGAAATCTTCTCCGCCGGCGTGGATGTCATTACCAGCGGCGACCATCTTTGGGATCAAAGGGAAGTCATCGAACTCCTGGAGAACGAGCGCCGCTTTCTGCGTCCGCTCAATTACCCGCCGGGAACGCCGGGGCAGGGGAGTGCGGTTTTTGAAAGCAGAAAGCAGAAAGCAGAAATCGGAAATTCGATTTCAGTCGCCGTTTTGAATTTGCAAGGCCGCACGTTCATGCCCAATCTCGAAAACCCTTTTCACGCAGCCCGAGCCGAGGTTGAACGTCTGCGCCAACAGACGAAAATCATCTTCGTGGATTTTCACGCCGAGGCGACGTCGGAAAAAATCGCGCTGGCGCGGATGCTCGCTGGCCAAGTGAGCGCGGTCATCGGGACGCACACCCACGTGCAAACCGCCGACGAGCAAATCTTCCCCGGCGGCACGGCGTATCTGACCGACGCCGGTTTCACCGGCCCGCACGACAGCGTGATTGGCCGCGAGATCGAGCCAATCATCAAGCGATTTCTGACCAACCAGCCGCAGAAGTTTGAAGTGGCAAAGAACCGTGTGCTGCTCCAAGGTGTCGTCGTGGAAATCGAAGCAGCGACCGGTAAAGCTGTGAAGATTCAGCGCCTCTCCGAAGCGATTTAAACCTGCACACGGAAAAGTGCCGGATCGCCTGATTGCCAACGTCTGCTGACTTGACCGGCCACAACCGCGTCGTCAACCAAACCCTTGGAATTTTGCATTTCAGCGACCCATCTACGACCGAAATGGCCGGTTGTTCAGCAGAAAAGCATCTCGTATGGGATCGACAAAAGCGCAAAATAAAAATGCTCGCCAGAGACAATGCGAGTTGATAGTGTGAGCCGTAGATGCCCTCCGCCAGCAAGCCCAGGCCGGGACGACCGCTTCGGATATTGGTCGTCGATGATGAGCGTTTGTTGCGCGAATCCGTCAACATGTTGCTCTCCTACGATGGCCATCAAGTGGAACTGGCAAACGACGGCGACGAGGCGCTCGTAACACTTGCGGCCAAACCATTCGACGTGGTGCTGACCGACTTTGAAATGCCGAAGATGCGAGGGGATCACCTGGCGGTTGCCATCAAGGAGCGGTGGCCGGAATTGCCGGTCATTATGCTCTCGGCTTACGGAGAAATCTTCAAAGCTGAGGGCAAACAGTTTCCAGGCGTTGACCTCATCCTCAGCAAACCATTCCTGCTGGCAACGTTGCGGCAGGCGCTGGTCACCGTGCTCGGGACAGAGCAGGGCGAGGCGGGTCCGCTCACCCCGCCCTCGAAGGATGCTCCCGTCCATCGCAAACGTCCGGGCAAATAAGCTGGCGCGTTCTGACCTTGCGCAAATCCGCTCGCGCGCTATCCTGTCAAGCATGACTGCAGCATCTGTTGACGTGACGCGCCATGGTCGTATCACCGCGCTTGGAAAACGCGTCCTGGCCGGCGGCGCCATCAACCGCGAAGAAGGTCAATGGCTTTTTGATCTGGAAAGCACGGCGGATATTTTTGATTTGATGTCGTGGGCCAACCGTATCCGCGAACATTTCAAGGGCAACAAGATTCATCTGTGCTCCATCGTCAACGCCAAAGCCGGCGCGTGCTCGGAGAATTGCAGCTTCTGCGCGCAATCGTCGTTCTATCAAACCGGTTCGCCCAAATACGGCTTTGTCGATCCCGAACCTGTACTCGAAGCCGCCGACGAAGCGAACCAGAACGGTGTGACTGCCGTCGGCCTGGTCGCCGCGTGGAAAGGCTTGAAAGAAGGCCCGATGCTCGACGAGGTTTGCGACCGCATCCGCGAATTGAAGGCCAGCGGCAAGACGCGACCCGACGCCTCGCTCGGCATCATCAAAAGCCAGAAGGTGGCGGATCGCCTGAAGGAAGCAGGGCTCGAATGTTACGGCCATAACCTCGAAAGCTCGCGTCGATTTTTTCCGCAGACCTGCACGACGCACACGTACGAAGACCGCGTCGAGACCATCGGCTATTTGAAAAAGGCCGGCCTCAAAATTTGTTCCGGGGGCATCATCGGCATGGGTGAGACGCGCGTGGACCGCTGCGATCTCGCGTTCTCGCTGAAAGAAATCGGCGCCAATGTCGTGCCGATCAACATTCTCAATCCCATCCCCGGCACCCCGTTTTAAAAGAACGAACCGCTGCCGGTCATGGAGATTTTGAAGACCATCGCCTGCTTCCGGTTCGTTTTGCCGCGACAGGAAATCATGATGGCCGGTGGACGCACCGTGAATTTGCGCGACGCGCAAAGCATGGTCTTCCTGGCCGGCGCGAGCGCGCTGATGGTCGGCAATTACCTCACCACGCTCAATCAGCCCGTCGAGAAGGACCTGCGAATGCTCAAAGACCTCGGCTTGGATCCGAGCTGGGACAAACACGGGTTCAGTGATCAGGAAGAAAACAGCGGTGGTTTTGAAAAAGAAATTGGCCAGACGGCAGCGGTCCTGGTGACGTAAAACTAAACTGGCCCTGCCTTGATTTGCGTTTGGATTCAACCCTTCCTCCCGTGCCCAGCCAGAACCGCCAGGAATAGATTTGTGTTTTTATCATCGGCAGGACATAGGTGGGTCGGTCACGCGAGCTTGTTGCGTGTGTTGGCATTTTTTTTGTTGTGGGCGACTGGAACTGGTCTCCAGGCCGCTAACGGCCAAAGCGCTTCAGCGGAGCCTTTCGAGGTCTCGCAGGTCGAGGGTAATTGGCAGCAGAACAGCGTCACCGCCATTGTCCAATCTCACGACGGTTACCTTTGGCTGGGCACCTACCACGGCCTGGTGCGCTTTGATGGCGTGACCTTCACCGTGTTCGATTCGGGCAATACGCCGGAATTGCCGAACGGCCGCATCACCAGCCTGTACGAAAGCCCGGACCGCGTGCTGTGGATCGGTCATGAAACCGGCCAGGTCACGCGCCTGGCGGACGGCCGCTTCCAATCAGTCCATCTGGGGTCTAACTGGGCGGGCGGCGCCCTCCAGGCGATCACCAGCGACGAGGCGGGCGACGTGTGGCTGATGAACGACACCGGAACCCTGTTGCGTTTGCGCGATGGCAAAACCGCCCGAACGCCCGGAGGCGCCTCGGCCATGATGATTGCGACCTTGGCGCGGACGAAGGACGGCAGGCTTTGGATGGCGTCCAGCGGCAAAGTGGCTACGTTGGATCAGGGCAACGTTGTGCCCGTGGTCTTTCCGGGAGACCAACCAAACGCCATTTATGAGCGGGTCTTTGCCGCGGAAGAGGGCGGGGTGTGGGTGCTGGGGAACGGTCGTCTCCGTAAGTGGCGCGAGGGTGGGTGGGCCACGGAGGTCGAAGGCTTTCCCCGCGAGTTTGGGGTCGTCAACCTGCTGATCGAGACGCGCTCGGGACTGCTCGTGGGCACACAGCGAGAGGGTCTTTACCTGCTGAGATCCGGCGCCGAGCCGCTCCACTTCACCCGCACCAACGGCCTGTCACACGATTGGATCCGGGCGCTCGCCGTGGATCAGGAGGGCAATTGCTGGATCGGCACCGGGACGGGGTTTGAAGGCTTGCGTCCGCGCAAAGTCCGGATGGTGTCGCCTCCGGATGGCTGGCAGGGTTTCGGAGTGCTCTCGTTCAGCGTACATTCGGATGACACGGCCTGGGTGGGCACCGAAGGCGGCGGTCTGTATCGTTATGACGGTCAGCAATGGACTGTGTTGGGCCAAGCGGCCGGACTCAAGAGTCCCTTCATTTGGTCCGTGCTGGAAACCAAACAGCAGGAACTG is a window from the Verrucomicrobiota bacterium genome containing:
- a CDS encoding glycosyltransferase family 4 protein, with protein sequence MRVTHVITRLIVGGAQENTIASVLGLQQKPGLEVNLISGASPGSEGSLESAFVNSPGSLRVLPELVRPVHPLKDCRAMRHLTALFRTERPHLVHTHSGKAGVLGRLAAARAGVPIIVHTIHGPSFGPFQGVLSNWIFLSAERLAGRVTTHFVSVADAMTEQYLNAGIGRRDQFTTILSGFDLAPYLSTTNDPALRASLGIAPTDFVVGQIARLFKLKGHEDLFRVASALVQECPQIKFLLVGDGPWRRRFENQARAMGLERQFIFTGLVPPAQVPSLVGIMDAVVHLSLREGLPRALPQALAAARPVVAYDCGGAKEICITDETGFLLSPGNTSELTARLLQLARDSSLRERLGRRGQQMVKERFDVNRMVADLYALYLKLAAEKHLTHT
- a CDS encoding tetratricopeptide repeat protein, giving the protein MTNKHESNTRNPPSTILPWLVAAGVLVLYLVTLNRWVTLGNLGQIIQLGRWDGQLPFYWPLYFVVTYPLSWLPMSWQPQALNLLAAICAVLTLALLARSVMLLPHDRTREQRLREHSPSARLSIPGAWLPPVLAVLVCGLQLSFWDNATAGTSEMFDLLLFAYVIRCLLEYRVTQQESWLTKFALVYGLAIPNNWAMIGFAPAFLVALIWIKGTGFFKWRFIGRLAACGAVGLLLYLLLPLLHSASSLSDATFWQALKANLVGQKSMVRNALALPKYVALLLALTSLLPVVVMGIRWKSSLGDTNAISIKLTTWMFHLVHGLFLVACVVAAFDSVFSPRKLSMEIGLRTSFLTLYYLGALSIGYFSGYFLLVFGTEPSGPRSRAGFLRRATNGVITVILWLALVGGPAALIYQNLPRIRANSAVPLRQYAELQAKSLPKNAVVLSDDPTELYLLTATLHRNKTVDDYLLLDTRLLKLAKYHEFLSKRYAQRWPYRTSTNNPTGLIDDVSLMKMMFDLSRSNEVYYLHPSFGYYFEEFYMRPHGLVYQLKTYTTNSINAPSSTPDEISENENFWKQIGTDVLSPLPGLVKQRGFAATLVSTYYSRALNYWGVELQKSGQFDDAAAHFQRAVELNPDNVVAQINLDYNRDRRAGKKSTVDVAKTIEDRFSKYSNWEQIMRANGPFDEPNFCFEQGRIFTKGRNYRQAVQQFDRVAALAPDHLAARLWLGQLMIMGRMPGKVLDLVAEIRAHPETFPLDQTNQIELIRLEASAQFASTNSQAADDILQAALTKYPQDKNLLAAVAQVQMAFGHHAEAMTTVEKLLSLAPDDPQALLSKGALCIQLKTFKEAVAPLTRLLELQPDNNAALLNRAIANLQIDELDAAQSDYEKLRTAFPSAFQVYYGLGEIAFRKKDWQNAIKNYELYLKHAPPNTEERRSISARLKELKDGSP
- a CDS encoding DUF3500 domain-containing protein, yielding MKNSRLVCVVVSLFLAIVFRASAHSPAEEMSDAANNFLASLTSEQQAKARFELRDEERKNWHFIPKERKGLPIKEMTPAQRNLAHALLASGLSQRGYAKAVTIMSLEDILRELEQGKGPARDPERYFVSIFGKPGDKETWAWRVEGHHLSINFTIANGNDIAATPSFMGTNPAEVRQGPRKGLRVLAVEEDLARQLVKSFNDEQKKTAIYTNTAPADIITGAERKARILATTGLPASRMNKDQSKLLLELIREYVYRHRAEVADRDLEKIRKAGFSKVYFAWAGGLERGEKHYYRIQGPTFLMEYDNTQNDANHIHAVWRDFENDFGDDLLRRHYEQTPHPK
- a CDS encoding class I SAM-dependent RNA methyltransferase, which encodes MNLSPGTIVSLSITDIAFGGEGVARRNDFVVFVPFVLLGEFVEAEITEIKKKFARARLLRVVQPSPERVTPPCRYFGDCCGCQYQHIAYEAQLRIKHKQIADLFERVGKFAPDLVAPVIPCPQPYGYRNRIMIRSQWNKPQQKLNIGFIRADNRLVVDIEECKIAEPALNQEIQRVRAHPPPKGGIKVVLRVAPEGWEVPRDSFFQNNFFLLPKLVEVVRERLRSVGVQASACQEMSPRREQAEAWTPTGRFLVDVYCGVGFFSVELADLVESFVGVELDNLAITAARQNATAHSRTNGEFIAGRAEDLLPSLLTRFPPASTTVLLDPPRKGCSPESLQVLRQTRPSQIIYVSCHPATLARDLNVLCADGVFELARVIPLDMFPQTQHVECVADLRRKDSPSGE
- a CDS encoding TIGR00282 family metallophosphoesterase — protein: MKILFIGDIVGQPGRRAVKELVPKLREQHGIDLVIANGENSAGGSGITPDMAKEIFSAGVDVITSGDHLWDQREVIELLENERRFLRPLNYPPGTPGQGSAVFESRKQKAEIGNSISVAVLNLQGRTFMPNLENPFHAARAEVERLRQQTKIIFVDFHAEATSEKIALARMLAGQVSAVIGTHTHVQTADEQIFPGGTAYLTDAGFTGPHDSVIGREIEPIIKRFLTNQPQKFEVAKNRVLLQGVVVEIEAATGKAVKIQRLSEAI
- a CDS encoding response regulator, whose amino-acid sequence is MPSASKPRPGRPLRILVVDDERLLRESVNMLLSYDGHQVELANDGDEALVTLAAKPFDVVLTDFEMPKMRGDHLAVAIKERWPELPVIMLSAYGEIFKAEGKQFPGVDLILSKPFLLATLRQALVTVLGTEQGEAGPLTPPSKDAPVHRKRPGK